TAAAAGGCAATGTTCTTGTTGTCAAAGGTATTGATGCAATAGACGGCTCACCTGTAATAGACATAAAGCCTTATTATGAAAGAATTGATATTCCCAAAGGGTTAAAAGAGGAAATTTTCAAAGTGCAAAGCAAATGACATGTTTGAAAGGTGGTGTTAATTATGACATGGGAAAAAGAAATGCTCTGGAAAAAAGCAGCTAAGTTTCACGGGCATGTATGTCCCGGGCTTGCAATTGGTTTTAGGGCATGTGAGGCAGCAGTAAAAAAGCTTTCGCTCAGGTTTTCTCACGATGAAGAGATAGTTTGCATTGCAGAAAATGATGCGTGTGGTGTTGATGCCATTCAGGCAATTCTGGGCTGCAGTGCCGGCAAAGGCAATCTTATTTTCAAAGACAGGGGCAAACAGGCATTTACTTTTTTCAGAAGGGATACAAATCAGGGTATCAGAATTGTTTTCAGAGGTTTTAATGAAAACAGATCAAGAGAAGAAAACCTGCAGTATATCCTTTCTGCAGATTTGGATGAGATTTTCGAGTACAAAGAACCAAAAGACAAACTTCCAAATATGGCACGCATTTTCAGGTCTTTGAAATGTGAAAACTGCGGCGAGATGGCAGCAGAGCACAGAATAAGAATTTTGGAAGGCAAATTTTTGTGCCTTGATTGCTATGAAGACTACTCAAGAGGATGGGGAAGATAAAGCTTTTCCTCATCCTCTTTTTTCAAAGCCTCTTTTATATCCTCAATTATCTGTGAAAATATCTCTTTCATGGATAGATTAACTGTTCCGGGAATAAATATTCCGTGAAGATTCAAGGGTATTATGTACTTTTTGCAATCAAGGCTGAAAACCAGATGTGCTATCTTTGCAGTGATTTCACCATTTATGCCACCGCAGCTCAGAATACCAATAGGTCCAACAATTGCATCGGGCACAAAGTTTGTTAAAAAATAGACAATTTCATCTTCACCACAATATCCGCTATCTGCTCCGCTTTTTAGCATGTTCTGCACTGCAACTTCGTTTGTTCCAAGTGCCACGATTTTTACATCATCTTTAAGCTCTTTTTTAAGTCTTTTAATAAATGATTTCCCAAGTCCTGCACCCTGTCCGTCCATCACAGCTATTACCATTTTGGCAGTGATATCCTTTTCGTTTTAATTTGCTGAAATCTATTATACAATAAAAATAAGTGAAATTAAATATTGGACTTTTTTGACAGATTTATGACAAAAAAATCAATTGATTTTTTATAAATTTTATTAGTATAATTTTCAATGATTAAGATTTAACAAAATGTGTGTACCAGTGGGGAACAGAATTATGAAAAGAGTGCTAATAGTTGATGATTCAGAGCTTATGTGTGAATTTATAAAAAATTGCATAGGGAAGAGGATAGAGGATGCTGTAATTTTTACTGCAAAAAATCCATTAATTGCAATCAGAAAAGCAAGGACGTTCAAAATGGACCTTGCTTTGATAGATTTTGAAATGCCTTTCATGAATGGGCTTTTGCTTATAGATTATTTGAAAGAGATAAATCATTTTACAAGAATAATAATGGTTTCGGCTTTTACAGAACCTGGTGCCAGGATTACCGTTGAAGCTTTGAGCAAAGGTGCTCTTGATTACATTTTAAAACCATCCGGTTTGGAAGATGCAAAAAGATTTGAAGAAGAGTTGGTGGAAAAAGTAAAGTGGGCATTGGGCGATGTTGATTATAAAAAGAAGAAAAGGGTATCAAAATTAGATGTTGAATCAAATGGCGTTCAGGTAGTTTCACGGGCACCTTCTGTTGTTATTCCAAAACCCAGGATTTCAAAACAGGATGATTTGGTGCAAAGGGTGAAAAACAGCGAAGTTATTGCCATTGGAATCTCAACAGGTGGACCTCCTGTGCTTGAAAAGATATTTACAAATTTAAAAAGCGATTTCAAAATTCCCATCCTTGTTGTTCAGCACATGCCTCCAACCTTCACAAAAGCCTTAGCTGACAGGCTTGCCAGAATTTCAAAAAGAGAGATAAAAGAAGCCGAGGATAGAGAAGAGATAAGACAGGGGGTAATTTATATTGCTAAGGGCGGAGTCCATTTGGCTGTTGAAAGGGTGCTCGGCAGGTTCTATACAAGACTGCTTGACAATGTTGAAAAAGTAAATAGCCACAAGCCCTCCTGTGATATACTTTTTAGCTCTGTTGCAGAATGGTACCAGGACAGAGCAACAGGAATTATCATGACCGGTATGGGTTGTGATGGTGCCCAGGGGCTTTTGGAGATGAGAAATCAGGGAGCGCTTACAATTGCTCAGGACAGAGAATCATGTGTTGTGTACGGTATGCCACGGGTTGCTGTAGAAAAAGGAGCGGCAGAAGTGGTTATGAGCGTTGATGAGATAATAAAGCTTTTAAATAGTGTTTAAATATGGTTATCTTTTTCAGCACAGCAGGATGAAGATGCATGTATTTTCCGGGTAAGCAAATACATCTGCTGCAGAGTATTTTCGAGCCTGAAGTAGTAAATAATATAGGCAACTGTCAAGACCAGAAATAAAGTATCCAGAGCGTACAAAAGAAGTAGATTATCTGCTCTTATGACAAGGGTGAGCAAAAAGCCGGCAAAGGTAAGCAGTGAAAAAAACAGAGTTATTATCAGGTGAACAAGTCTTTCGTGCTGAAAATATGATATCATCTCATGGTTGAATTTTAAAAAGTCTTTGGATTGTTCTGAATTACTTCTATTGATTTGTTTTAGCATTTCCAAATGTTCTTTCATGAGTTTGAGCAGCATTTAATAAAACCTCCACTTTCAGCTGCAGCCTCTTTTTTTATACTTTCATATTTTCCTCATCTCTTTTTACGCTTGTTTTTTAATTATCGTATTCTGATTAAATTATACCACAATCCAATTCAAAAAGATTTCTAAAAATATGTATATCTTTTTTGTAAAGTATGTGGTATATATAAAGTTAAAATAAACTTTTGCGGGAAGATTGTGATTTTGAAGATGAACAGGCACACACAGATACCCGAAAAATTTAAAAAATTCTTCTGGGATGTTGAATTTGAAGACTTAGACATTCAAAGGAACAAAACATTCATTATAACAAGGCTTTTGAATTTTGGAGACCAGGATTGTATAAAGTGGCTATTTAGCACATATTCAAAAGAAGAGATTAAAGATGTAGTAAAAAATAGCAGAGGGCTTTTGAAAAAACCTGCAAGGTTCTGGCAGCTATATTTCAACTTGAAAGAGGATGAAATGAAATGTTTTGAGGTATTTAAAAAGATGGAGGGATTGTATCCATTTTAGTGGTATTTTAAAATGGAGGTTAGCTTTAAGATGTTTTTTAATGTTTTAGAATATCAAAGATATGAAGTTCTAAATAAGATTGTAAAAAGTGATGTTGTTGGAGAGTCTTACCTGGCTGGTGGAACAGGACTTGCTTTGCAGCTTGGGCATAGAGTTTCTGAAGATTTTGACTTTTTCTCACCAGTAGAATTTTCAGGTGATGATATAATATACAAATTAGAAAAGGTGGGCGACGTAAACATATTGTATTCATCCAAAGATACTCTTCATTTGCTTTTAGATGGAGTTAGGGTAACATGGCTATATTATTCCAATCCGTTGTTAGATAATCTTGTAATACCGGCTGAAATAAAAGGTTTGAGAATTGCTTCAAAAAAAGATATAGGCGTGATGAAACTGGTTGCCATTTCTTCAAGAGGGACAAGAAAGGATTTTATTGATTTGTACTGTATATGCCAGTCAGGAATAGAGCTTGATGAGCTTTTTAAACTTCTTCCACAAAAATTTCCAAACAAAGTGATAAATCTTTATCATATTCTTATTAGCCTTTGCTACTTTGATGATGCAGAGAATGAAGCAATGCCTAAAATGCTCATTAGACTTGATTGGGATGATGTCAAGAAATTTTTCTTAGATAATTGTAAGAAATTAATCAAACTGATAGAATGAAATTATTTTCGAGAAAGAAGGTGTGCTTCCTTGAATATAGTTGCATTTTCACACTACAAAGAAGTAGCTTCTGAAGATTTAAAAGATTCATATGCGATTGTCATTGACCTTCTGAGGGCTACCTCTACCATGATATGGGCTATTTCAAACGGTGCAAAGAGGATAATTCCGGTTGAAAAGGTTGAAGAAGCCCTTCTTTTTAAAAAGCTTGATGAAAGCGTTCTTCTTGGTGGAGAAAGAGGCGGCTTGAAGATAGACGGTTTTGACCTTGACAACTCACCTCTTTCGTACAAAAGTGAAGTTGTGTCTGGCAGAACCATTGTGATGACAACAACAAATGGCACAAGAGCGCTGAAAAAAGCAGCAGGTGCAAAGCGCATTTTTCCCGGTTCATTTATAAACGCCAGAAAAACTGCAGAGTATATTATAAAAGAGGCTCTGTGCCATGATATTCACACAATTTCAATTGTGTGTGCCGGGACAGAAGAGAAATTTACACTTGAAGATATTCTCTGTGCAGGCTATTTTGTCCATTTGCTTAAAAAGCATTTTCCAGATGCTTTTTTGGATGACCTTTCCATTGCTTCATACGAGCTTTATAAAAAATTTGAAAATGACCCTCACGAAATATTAAAATATTCATATCACTATAACAACTTAAAAAAGCTTGGCTTTGTTTCTGACCTTGAGTTCTGTCTCAAAAAAGACTTTGTTGACATGGTGTGCGAGTACAAAAACCTTGTGGTAGAGAAGGTGTGAAAATGTATGAGATTTATCTTTCCTCATACTCAAAGAGAATTTACAGGAAAAGAGCTAAAATAGTTTCTGCTGCTGGTATGTTTGCAATCCTTGCAATAGCCAGCCTGCTTCACTTTGGATTTGAGTTTTTTGGAAAGGTCAAACCTACCGCTATTATTTTTGCTGTTAATGAGAGTGTATGGGAGCATCTTAAAATTGGCTTTTTCGGGGGGTTGATTTTTTACATAATTGAATTTATCATTTATGGAAAGAAGTTTGACAATTTCATAGTGGGAAAATCGGTTGCGCTGTTTCTGATCCCATTTTTGACGGCAGTGTTTTTCTACACCTACACCGCATTTTTGAATGACAATCTGATTCTGGACATACTCACCCTTGTTCTGGCAGTTGTCATTGCCCAGCTTGTCTCCTTAAGGATTATACTTTCAAACAGGAAGATAAAAAAGCTACCTTTTGTTATATTGATAATTATCCTTTTAATAATATTTCCACTTTTTACATACTTTCCACCAAAAATTCCACAGCTTTTTTACGACTTTGCACACAGGCGCTGGGGAATGTAGGTGCTAAAGTATGTTTTTGATTTTCGAAAGATTTTACAAAGGGGAGTGGGAAGACATATGGAAAAACCAAAGTTTTATATAACAACGCCCATATACTATCCATCTGATAAACTTCATATAGGACACACATACTGCACGGTTGCAGCAGACACCATTGCAAGGTACAAAAGGCTAAGGGGCTTTGATGTGTTTTTCCTGACCGGCACAGATGAGCACGGGCAGAAGATAGAAAGAAAGGCTCAGGAAGCTGGCAAGACACCTCAGGAGTATGTTGATGAGATAGTTGCCTCAATCAAAGATCTCTGGAAGCTTATGAACATCTCATACGATGACTTTATAAGAACAACAGAAGAGAGACACAAGAAGGTTGTCCAGAAGATATTCACAAAGCTTTATGAGCAGGGAGATATTTACAAAAGCGAGTATGAGGGCTGGTACTGCACACCGTGCGAGTCCTTCTGGCTTGACAGGCAGCTTGTTGATGGCAAGTGCCCTGACTGTGGCAGACCTGTTGAGAGGGCAAGAGAAGAGAGCTACTTTTTCAGGCTTTCAAAATACCAGGATGCGCTTGTTAAATACATTGAGGAACATCCGGACTTTATTGTTCCGCAGTCGCGCGCAAATGAGATGATAAACAACTTTATAAAGCCAGGGCTTGAGGATGTGTGCGTTTCAAGGACAACCTTGAAATGGGGAATCCCTGTGCCGTTTGACCAGAAGCATGTAATCTATGTGTGGATAGACGCACTTTCAAACTATATAACTGCACTGGGGTATATGAGCGAGGATGACAGCAGGTTCAAAAGATACTGGCCGGCAGATGTTCACCTTGTTGGGAAAGAGATTGTCAGGTTCCACACAATTATCTGGCCGGCAATGCTGATGGCACTGGGGCTTCCGCTTCCCAAAATGGTTTTTGGTCATGGCTGGCTGCTTTTGGAAGGCGGTAAGATGTCAAAATCAAAAGGAAATGTTGTTGACCCTGTAATCCTTGCACAAAAATACGGGGTTGACAGCTTAAGGTATTTTCTTTTGCGCGAGATTCCGTTTGGCGCAGATGGACACTTTTCAGAAGATGCACTGAAGACAAGGCACAATAGCGACCTTGCAAACGACCTTGGAAATCTTCTGTCACGAACAGTTGCGATGATTGAAAAATACTTTGATGGGGTTGTGCAACTTCCTGAAGAAAAAGATGAGCTTGATAATGAGATCATAACACTGGCAAAACAGGTTTATGATAATGTATGCAAATATTTGGATGAGCTTCAATTTTCAAATGCACTGATTGAAATCTGGAAGCTGATTGCAAGGGCAAACAAATATATAGATGAGACAATGCCATGGGTGCTTGGCAAAGATAAGTCAAAGTATCCGCGCCTTAAGACAGTTTTGTACAACCTGGCAGAGGTTTTGAGGATTGTTGCAATACTCATTGAGCCTTTTATGCCACAGACAACACCAAAGATGCTTTCTCAGCTTGGGATTTCAAAAGAAGAAAATCCGGATATAACAGCCTGGGAGTCGGCTGCAAATTTTGGACTTATCAAAGAGGGCACAAGGGTGAGAAAAGACCAGCCACTTTTCCCGAGAATTATTGATGATGAGGAGGAGAAAAAGGTGCAAGAACAAAGCAAAGATCTTACAAAAATAGAAGGTGCTGTGCCTGCAGATGACAAAAAAGAAGAGGAAAAGAAAGAGTATATTTCAATAGAGGATTTTGCAAAGATTGAACTTAAAGTTGCAAAAGTTTTAGAAGCAGAAAAGATAGAAGGTGCTGACAAGCTTTTGAAACTCATTGTTGACCTTGGTGATGAGAAGCGTCAGATAGTTGCGGGCATTGCAAAGCACTACAGCCCGGAAGAGCTTGTTGGCAAGAAGATTGTGGTTGTTGCAAATCTAAAGCCTGCAAAGCTTCGCGGAGTTGAGTCGCAGGGTATGCTTCTGGCAGCGTCGATTGGCGATGAGCTTTGTATAATTTCGCCTGAAAAAGACATCAAAGAGGGTGCCAGAGTAAAGTGATGATAGTTGATGTTCATGCACACTATGACGATGAGGCATTTTTGGAAGATTTGGAGGATGTGATGGCAAAGCTAAAGAGAGAGGGGATTGTTGCCATCTCATCCTCTTCATCTATTGAATCATCAAAGGAGAATATTGAAATTGCAAAAAAGTATGATCACATTTATATAAATGTGGGGATTCATCCGCATGAGGCAAAGGATGCACCGAAGGATTTTGAGGATGATCTTTTTGAGCTTGCAGGGTTTGAAAAGAATGTTGCAATAGGTGAGATAGGGCTTGATTATCATTATGATTTTTCGCCCAGGGATGTTCAAAAAGAGGTTTTTATTCGCCAGATAGAGGTTGCAAAAAGGCTTAATCTTCCAGTTGTTGTTCACTCAAGAGAGGCACACAAAGACACGCTTGATATTTTAAATGAGCATGCGATTGGGAAAATACCGGTTTTGATTCACTGCTATTCAGGTAGTGTTGAGATGAGCAGGATTTTGAGAAAACATGGGGTATACATCTCTGTTGGCGGGGTTGTGACTTTCCAGAATGCCAAAAAGCTCATAGAGGTTGTGAAAGAATACCCGCTTGAGCTTTTGATGCTTGAGACAGACAGCCCCTATCTTACCCCTCATCCTCACAGAGGAAAGCGCAATGATTCAACATATTTAAAGTATGTAATATCAAAGATTGCGCAGATTAAAGAGATTTCCGAAGAAAAAGTGATAGAAATCACTACAAAAAATGCCAGAGATGTATTTGGCATCAGGTGATGAAAAAAGAAGGATAGGAGATGAGTCAAAGTAAAGATGGGAATGATAACATACACAATTGACAGCAGGCTATATATCAATGTCACAAACAAGTGCACAAACTCATGCATATTCTGTATAAGAAACACTGAAAGAGGTCTTGGTGATGGGTATGACCTGTGGCTGGACCATGACCCAACAGCAGATGAGATTTTAAATGAGATAAAAGACCCGCAAAAGTATGATGAGATAATCTTCTGTGGCTATGGTGAGCCTTTGATAAGACTTGATGTTGTAATTGAGGTTGCAAAGAGGCTAAAAGAGAAAACAACAGTGCCCTTGAGGGTTAACACAAACGGGCATGCATCATTTATACACAGGAAAAATGTGCCACAGCTTCTTTCCGGGCTTATTGACAGGATTTCGATAAGTCTCAATGCCTCCAGCAAGCAGAAATACAATGAAATTTGCAGACCTTTTAATGAGGATATTTATGACCATGTGATTGAGTTTATAAAAGAGAGCAAAAAATATATAAAAGAAGTGTGGGTTTCATGTGTGGACACCATAATAGATGAAGAGGAAATAGAAAGGTGCAGAGAACTTGCAAAGCAGCTTGGTGTGAATTTTAAATTGAGAGCGTATGAGGGATAATATAGAATAAAGGTGAATTTATTAGGAGTAAAAAATAAATTGAGGTGTCTTTTAATGAAGTTAAAAAGTTTAAGCGTTAAAAACTTCAAAAGTTTCAAAGAAATGAATATAGAACTAAAAGATTTCAACGTGGTTATTGGTGCGAATGCTTCGGGAAAGTCAAATTTTGTTCAAGTATTTAAATTTCTACGCGATATTATAAATCTTGGCTTAGAAAATGCTGTATCCATCCAGGGGGACATTGAATATCTTACTAATCTAAAAGAGGGCCAAGGTGAAGAATTGTCAATTGGTATAGTATGTGAAATAGAGGATGATGGGAAATTTGCAAATACAAAGCAAAACATTGAAATGACTTTCCATGAAATGAAGTATGAGTTTTCTTTAAAAGAGAAAAAAGGATCGCCAGGTTTTAAAATTGTTAACGATTGTTTGCTTCTAAAGTTTAAATTTAAGGATGAAAACGGGAAAATTATTGAGGGTGAAATCAGACTGTCTCATAAAAAAGATAAATTAGTGTATGAAATTTTTCCAAAAGGTATTGAGGATAAAGTGGCAAGTCTTGTCCCGCTTTTATATTTAAAAATGGATTCATTACCCCAGAACCTTCTGCTAATTCAAACGCCTTTATTTTTTATATGGCGGCGCTTGACGATAGATGATATATTCCGTAATATTTCAATTTACGATTTTGAGCCCAAAAAGTCCAAAGAGGCTGCTCCAATTACAGGTAAGGCTGAATTAGAAGAAAATGGCAGCAATCTTGCAAAAGTAGTAAAAAACATTTTGGAAAATGAGGAAAAAAGAAGAAAACTTTTTAATTTAGTAAGTGACATTTTGCCTTTTGTCAATAATCTCTTTGTAGAAAAGTTACCTGATAAGTCCTTGCTTTTCAAGCTCCAGGAATCATACTTTGAAAAAAAGGATATTCCTGCATCATTGCTTTCTGATGGGACTATTAATGTAATAGCAATGATAATTGCATTATATTTTGAAAAGAAAAAGTTTGTTATCTTTGAAGAGCCAGAAAGGAATATTCATCCTTTTCTTATTTCAAAGGTTATTGAAATGATGAAAGAAATTTCACGAAAAAAGCAAATTATTGTTACTACACATAATCCTGAAGTTGTCAAATATGCGGGGATTGATAATCTTCTTTTGGTTTCTCGTGGTAGAGATGGTTTTTCAAGAATTTATCGTCCACTTGAGAAAGACCAAATAAAGATATTTTTAGAAAATGATTTGGGAATAGAAGAACTCTTTATTCAAAATCTTCTTGAGGTAGGAGCGTAAGTAAATGAACTGTGGCAAAGGTATATACGTTTTGGTGGAAGGTATAGATGATGAGAGGTTTTTCGAACGTATATTAAAACCCATGCTCTCTTCTAAATATTCTTTTATTCATATTATAAAATACTCTGGTGATGAGTTTAAAAGCCCAAAAAGTTTACAAAAGTATTCCAATTACATAAGGGCTTTTGCAGAAAGTAATAATGATTATATTTTTATAACAGATATAGATGACTCACCATGTGTTACACATAAAAAAGAGCAAATTGCAAAGTTGATGAAGAATATAAACAAAGAAAAAGTAGTTATAGTTAAAAAGGAGATAGAAAGCTGGTACTTGGCAGGTGCAGAAGATAATTTTTGTTCAAAATTTGGAATTTCAGAGTTTCAAATTGGTAACACCGAAAAGTTGTCAAAAGAAGATTTTAATAAATTTATCCCCCGGAATTTTGACAGAACAGATTTCATGATAGAGCTTACAAAAAATTTTTCAATAGAAAAGGCAAAAAACCGAAATGCCTCTTTTAAATACTTTATGGAAAAGTACATCGAATAGGAATTCTAATTTTTAGAAAGTTTTTCTAACAATGATGTTTGAAAGTTTTCGTATATGTCTAAAATATATAAAAGAAAAAAAATATTTTATTAAAATAGGTCAATTATTCACATAACCACATTTACAAAAATAAAATACAAATTTATAAAAAGTTCATTTATTTTTGGTATTGATTGGTGTATACAAAAAACATATAATTAGTAATGTAAAGAGCAGCTGAGCAAAAAATGAAAAGTGGCTGCGGACAACCCCCTTGGTTTTTTAAAATACATAAGAGGTAGAATCCCCCCCGTTCATTTCCTCCTTTTATATAGAAAGCGGGCAAGGACGCAAAAAGGTGCGTCCTTGCCCGCTTGCGATTTTGGGGGAATTTTTTTAATGCAAGCTTTTTAAAAAATATTGTAAAATAGAATAAGGCATCTTTTTTGTCAAAGGAGAAATTCAAACGCAAAATGGCAAGATATAAGATAGGTTCTCAAAGGAGCGGGGTTTTCAGGAAGACTCAAAAAGAGAAGAAAAGAAGATTTAAACGCAAATACATACTCTACATCTTTGCTGCCTGGATTCTGGCAAATGTTCTTTTGTTTCTGGCAAGAGAATATATCTCAAACTACTACTTTTCAACCCAGCTACCTGCACTTTCTCCTGAAAATTATAAAAGAATACTCATATTTGCACCCCACTGTGATGACGAGACATTGTCTTCTGCTGGTGTTATACAAAAAGCCTTAGCAGGCGGTAGCAGGATAAAAGTTGTTGTAATGACAAACGGTGATGGCTTTACAAGAGCAGCCGGTCAAAACTTTGGGAAAATCAGACTAAAACCGGAGGATTATATACGATTTGGCTACCTTCGCCAGAACGAGACCATTCATGCTCTTGAAGACCTGGGTGTTGACAGAAAAGATATTATATTTCTGGGGTATCCGGATAGGGGTTTGAGGTATCTCTGGGAAAAATACTTCGACTCAAAAGTGAGTTATTTCAATTCTCTTACAAGGACTTTTCATAGTCCATATTCAAATTCTTATGAAAAGAATGTCCAGTACAAAGGTGTAAACGTTGTGAGAAATATAGAGAGTATTATAAAGTCATTTGCTCCAGATTTGATAATCTATCCATATTCGCGCGACCAGCATCCTGACCACTGGGCAACCTCTGCATTTGTAAAATTTACCATCCTGAAAATGGGTTACAAATGTGAGCAGTGGCAGTACCTTGTGCACAGAGGTGACTGGCCAACACCGTTTGGCAGGCACCCGGACATGTTCCTGGTGCCACCTTTCAAGCTTGCATTTACAGACACCAACTGGTATCAGGTGATGCTTGATGATTTTATGATAGAGAAAAAGACAAACTCCATTTCTGATTATCACTCTCAAATGAAGGTTATGAGAGGGTTTCTGGAAGCCTTTGTAAGACAGAATGAGCTTTTTGCAAAGGTTGATGACATCATTGCAAGAAAGTATCAGGGAGATGATTTATTCTCCTCAAAGTATATTATTATGAAAGAGCCAACACATGACATCTGGTCGATCATTTTCGAAAAAGGTGCGGACATAGACAGTATCTACGCTGCACATGACAGCAGGAATATATATATTGGAATAAAGATGGCCGGGTCGGCAAAAAGACTTATCGGCTATTATCTGCACATCCGTGCATTTAAAGACCAGAAATATCTTGGGAGGATGTACATCCAGATTTCGGGAAGTAAAATGAAAAGCGAAAAAAATATGACAACCCCTCAGTTTTCTTTAGAGAATTCAAAATTTAAGAGAAACAAAAACTATATGATGGTGACTCTTCCAAAGAAAGATTTACAGAATCCAAACATGCTTTTTTTGAGTCTTCGAACAGAATTTTTGGGCCGTCAGCTTGACAGAAGTGCATGGAAAGTTGTTTTGCTAAAATGAAACTCTTACTGTGGTATGAGCTCTTCGTATTTATAGGTAAATTCTATAAGTTTTGGTGTCATGTAAATGGGAGAATTTGTTCTTAAAGCAAGTGCAATTGCATCGCTTGGTCTTGAATCTATGACAGATATGACATTGTTGTAGTCTTTTAAATAAAGCTCTGCAAAGTATGTTCCATCTTTGATATCAGTGATTACAACCTTTTGTATTGAAATGCCAAATTTTTGAAAGATGTTAATCATCAAATCGTGCGTGACCGGGCGTGGCAGCTGCTGCTTTTCAAGTGCAAGCGCGATGGACTGAGCTTCTAAAGGACCGATAAAGATGGGAAGCACCATTTTGTTGTTCCTGTCGCAAAGCAGGACTGCAAAACCTCCGCCTTCCTGGAAGAATGCAACGTTTAAAACATACATCTCAATCATTGCAAACAGCACCTCTTTAAAGTTTTTTCTAAATTTGCTCCACAGTAAAAAGCAAAAACCCCTTACTTTAATATTATGACACAAAGTAAGGGGTAAAATAAAGATTTCAATGAAAAAATTGTTTTTAGTTTTTCAGGATTCTGAGTGAATTCAGGATGGCAATCAATGCAACACCTACATCTGCCAAAACAGCCTCCCAGAGGTTTGCAAAACCTGCTGTACCAAGGAGCATCACCAGAAACTTTACAGACAGCGAGATTGCAATGTTCTGGATTACAATTTTGCGTACAAATCTTGAAATGTCTATCAAATCCAGAATCCTGGTGGTTGAATTTTCAAGCAAAATCACATCTGCTGCTTCACCTGCAATGCTTGACGCACCACGTGCAAAAGAAATTCCAACATCGCACAAGGCAAGAGCAGGAGAGTCGTTTATTCCATCACCCACAAATACTGTAGCAGCTTTTCCGGCTTCTTTTTTAATGCTTTGTGCAATCCTTGCTTTATCCTGTGGGAGAAGATTTGCAAAAACTACGTCAAAATCAAGCTTATTTGCAACTTCTTCAGCAGCTTCCTTCCTGTCGCCGGTGAGAAGAAAGGTTTTTATTCCAAGTTGTTTTAACCTTTGCAATGTTTCCTTTATATCTTCTTTGAGAAAATCCTTCAAAACAACATATCCACAAAACCTGCCATCAACGGCCATATAAACTGCTGTTGCAAAAAGCAAATTTTTTTCTTCTTCTGGTTCAAGATCAATCACTATGCCCTTTTCCTGTAAAAACTCCTTTGTCCCGGCAATGACCATTTTGCTGTCCACAACACCTTCTATTCCCCTGCCGGCATACTCTTTTATCTCTTTTACTGACTCTGCATCCACTTTTACTTTAAATTCATTGGTTATGGAAATTGCAATTGGATGATTTGAAAAGCTTTCTACGTGGCAAAGAAGTCTTATAAACTCTTT
The Caldicellulosiruptor morganii DNA segment above includes these coding regions:
- the cheB gene encoding chemotaxis-specific protein-glutamate methyltransferase CheB yields the protein MKRVLIVDDSELMCEFIKNCIGKRIEDAVIFTAKNPLIAIRKARTFKMDLALIDFEMPFMNGLLLIDYLKEINHFTRIIMVSAFTEPGARITVEALSKGALDYILKPSGLEDAKRFEEELVEKVKWALGDVDYKKKKRVSKLDVESNGVQVVSRAPSVVIPKPRISKQDDLVQRVKNSEVIAIGISTGGPPVLEKIFTNLKSDFKIPILVVQHMPPTFTKALADRLARISKREIKEAEDREEIRQGVIYIAKGGVHLAVERVLGRFYTRLLDNVEKVNSHKPSCDILFSSVAEWYQDRATGIIMTGMGCDGAQGLLEMRNQGALTIAQDRESCVVYGMPRVAVEKGAAEVVMSVDEIIKLLNSV
- a CDS encoding FmdE family protein codes for the protein MTWEKEMLWKKAAKFHGHVCPGLAIGFRACEAAVKKLSLRFSHDEEIVCIAENDACGVDAIQAILGCSAGKGNLIFKDRGKQAFTFFRRDTNQGIRIVFRGFNENRSREENLQYILSADLDEIFEYKEPKDKLPNMARIFRSLKCENCGEMAAEHRIRILEGKFLCLDCYEDYSRGWGR
- a CDS encoding DUF6512 family protein, yielding MYEIYLSSYSKRIYRKRAKIVSAAGMFAILAIASLLHFGFEFFGKVKPTAIIFAVNESVWEHLKIGFFGGLIFYIIEFIIYGKKFDNFIVGKSVALFLIPFLTAVFFYTYTAFLNDNLILDILTLVLAVVIAQLVSLRIILSNRKIKKLPFVILIIILLIIFPLFTYFPPKIPQLFYDFAHRRWGM
- a CDS encoding DUF3842 family protein is translated as MVIAVMDGQGAGLGKSFIKRLKKELKDDVKIVALGTNEVAVQNMLKSGADSGYCGEDEIVYFLTNFVPDAIVGPIGILSCGGINGEITAKIAHLVFSLDCKKYIIPLNLHGIFIPGTVNLSMKEIFSQIIEDIKEALKKEDEEKLYLPHPLE
- a CDS encoding 2-phosphosulfolactate phosphatase family protein, coding for MNIVAFSHYKEVASEDLKDSYAIVIDLLRATSTMIWAISNGAKRIIPVEKVEEALLFKKLDESVLLGGERGGLKIDGFDLDNSPLSYKSEVVSGRTIVMTTTNGTRALKKAAGAKRIFPGSFINARKTAEYIIKEALCHDIHTISIVCAGTEEKFTLEDILCAGYFVHLLKKHFPDAFLDDLSIASYELYKKFENDPHEILKYSYHYNNLKKLGFVSDLEFCLKKDFVDMVCEYKNLVVEKV
- a CDS encoding nucleotidyl transferase AbiEii/AbiGii toxin family protein, producing the protein MFFNVLEYQRYEVLNKIVKSDVVGESYLAGGTGLALQLGHRVSEDFDFFSPVEFSGDDIIYKLEKVGDVNILYSSKDTLHLLLDGVRVTWLYYSNPLLDNLVIPAEIKGLRIASKKDIGVMKLVAISSRGTRKDFIDLYCICQSGIELDELFKLLPQKFPNKVINLYHILISLCYFDDAENEAMPKMLIRLDWDDVKKFFLDNCKKLIKLIE
- a CDS encoding DUF6922 domain-containing protein; translated protein: MNRHTQIPEKFKKFFWDVEFEDLDIQRNKTFIITRLLNFGDQDCIKWLFSTYSKEEIKDVVKNSRGLLKKPARFWQLYFNLKEDEMKCFEVFKKMEGLYPF